The segment AGAGCAAAGCCTACCGACTTTTTAGCCAACCCAGAAAAGGCAGAATCAAAAAAGAAAAATTGCCAAAAACGTTGCAGAATGTAACCTATGAAACCTTTGCATACCAAACCGAAAAATTTCAAACCTATATTTGGCATGGAAATGAAGAAATAATTCTATTGGTTCACGGTTGGGAAAGCAATGCTTCACGCTGGAAAAAACTATTGAATCATCTGAAACCTTTAGGGAAAACCATTATTGCCATTGATGGTCCGGCGCACGGATTAAGTGATGGCACCGAATTCAACGCACCCAAATATGCCGAATACATCAATGTATTAACCCAAAAATACCAACCTAAAATTGTCATCGGGCATTCCGTTGGTGGTGCGGCGATTTCTTTTTATCTGAACAAATACAAAAACCCCACAATCGAAAAAGTAATACTACTTGGTGCGCCTTCCGATTTTAAAATTTTGAGCGATAATTTTGTAAAACTGCTGAGTTTAAACGATAAAATTAAAGCCAAATTAGAGGATTATTATTTTCAAAAATTCAACATTCCTCTTGATGATTTTGCCGGGCATAAATTTGCCGAAAACTTTACCCAAAAAGCATTCATCGCCCACGATACCGAAGATAATGTCGTGCTTATCGACG is part of the Flavobacterium sangjuense genome and harbors:
- a CDS encoding alpha/beta hydrolase; amino-acid sequence: MKKIQYYILTKSIGLYLNALSYVNLEEAKSKAYRLFSQPRKGRIKKEKLPKTLQNVTYETFAYQTEKFQTYIWHGNEEIILLVHGWESNASRWKKLLNHLKPLGKTIIAIDGPAHGLSDGTEFNAPKYAEYINVLTQKYQPKIVIGHSVGGAAISFYLNKYKNPTIEKVILLGAPSDFKILSDNFVKLLSLNDKIKAKLEDYYFQKFNIPLDDFAGHKFAENFTQKAFIAHDTEDNVVLIDEGRKYANAWKDAIYIETTGLGHSMHDADLYQKIIDFI